From Ignavibacteriota bacterium:
TGGCGCGGGAAACTCTGCTTTGTCATCATGAACCGCTATCCGTACAACAGCGGCCACCTCATGGTTGTCCCGAACCGGCAGACGGCGGATATCCATTCGCTCACCGGTGAGGAACTTGCCGAGATCATGCAGACCGTCCAGCGCTCGATCCGGGCGCTGGACGATGTCATGCATCCCCAGGGGTACAACTTCGGAACGAACATCGGACGGGTGAGTGGGGCGGGCGTTGCCGACCATCTCCACTTCCACGTCGTCCCGCGCTGGAACGGCGATACGAATTTCATGCCCGTTCTCGCCGATACCAAGGTGATATCCGAGGACATGCGGGATACCCTCAAAAAACTTCGAAAATCCTTCGCAAAGACAGGTGTTGCCGGTTAAACGACTCTTGTTGCGGGGTGTCTAAAGGTATGGAACAGCTCACGGACCTTG
This genomic window contains:
- a CDS encoding HIT domain-containing protein, translating into MDRMWSPWRSQYIASFKKKPAKKRSRASLFSAALKAKDDDRHLIVWRGKLCFVIMNRYPYNSGHLMVVPNRQTADIHSLTGEELAEIMQTVQRSIRALDDVMHPQGYNFGTNIGRVSGAGVADHLHFHVVPRWNGDTNFMPVLADTKVISEDMRDTLKKLRKSFAKTGVAG